One Methylophaga marina DNA window includes the following coding sequences:
- the purC gene encoding phosphoribosylaminoimidazolesuccinocarboxamide synthase has protein sequence MQKKQELYSGKAKSVFATDNEDYVVLSFRDDTSAFDGEKVEQLNRKGMVNNKFNAFIMQYLADKGIPTHFEELLNDTESLVKNMQMVPVECVVRNVASGSLVRRLGVEDGLALNPPVFEFFLKNDALHDPMINEYHIETFGWAKAEDISKMKELTFEVNEHLQRLFADAGMILVDYKLEFGLFKGQIFLGDEFSPDGCRLWDAETRKKLDKDRFRQGLGGVIEAYEEVAQRIGVTL, from the coding sequence ATGCAAAAGAAACAAGAATTGTATTCTGGTAAAGCCAAAAGTGTTTTTGCTACAGATAATGAAGATTATGTCGTACTGAGCTTTCGTGATGATACGTCTGCATTTGATGGTGAAAAAGTCGAACAGTTAAATCGTAAAGGCATGGTCAATAACAAGTTTAATGCGTTCATTATGCAATATTTGGCTGATAAAGGCATTCCAACTCACTTCGAAGAGCTGTTGAACGATACGGAATCCTTGGTTAAAAACATGCAAATGGTGCCGGTTGAATGTGTGGTACGGAATGTGGCCTCTGGTAGCTTGGTTCGTCGCCTTGGCGTCGAAGATGGACTTGCGCTCAATCCTCCCGTGTTTGAATTTTTTCTTAAGAATGATGCGTTACATGATCCGATGATCAACGAGTATCACATCGAAACATTCGGCTGGGCTAAAGCTGAAGATATAAGCAAAATGAAAGAGTTAACGTTTGAAGTTAATGAACATTTACAGAGGCTATTTGCCGATGCCGGCATGATTTTAGTGGACTATAAACTAGAGTTTGGCTTGTTCAAAGGTCAGATCTTTTTAGGTGATGAGTTTAGTCCAGATGGCTGTCGTCTGTGGGATGCAGAAACACGTAAAAAACTGGACAAAGACCGTTTTAGACAAGGTCTGGGTGGTGTCATTGAAGCCTATGAAGAAGTGGCACAACGTATCGGTGTGACGCTATAG
- a CDS encoding MBL fold metallo-hydrolase — protein MRFASLGSGSRGNATLVTAGKTTVMIDCGFSAREAEKRLRKLGVDPYQLSALLVTHEHADHMAGIRVMARKFRLPVYTTPGTAGCLPVDIAAHIKTFNCHETFSINDLEVEPFPVPHDAREPSQFVFGNGQHRLGLLTDVGSITPLIEETLSGCNALLLEANHDMMMLEQGEYPEHLKRRVGGRLGHLNNVQSASLLEKIDTTNLQHIMAMHISEKNNCPSLVVPLLADALACEHDWIGIADQEAGFDWREITNR, from the coding sequence ATGCGATTTGCTTCCCTTGGAAGTGGTAGTCGAGGTAATGCGACACTGGTAACAGCTGGAAAAACCACAGTCATGATTGACTGTGGTTTTTCTGCTCGTGAAGCTGAGAAACGTTTACGGAAACTGGGCGTTGACCCTTACCAGCTATCTGCTTTATTAGTTACACATGAGCATGCCGATCACATGGCTGGTATACGTGTCATGGCCCGAAAATTTCGTTTGCCTGTCTATACCACACCGGGCACAGCAGGTTGTTTGCCGGTTGATATTGCAGCGCATATCAAGACATTTAATTGCCATGAAACATTCAGCATTAATGATTTAGAAGTTGAACCATTTCCCGTGCCACATGATGCACGAGAGCCGAGCCAGTTTGTTTTTGGTAATGGTCAACACCGCTTAGGTTTGCTGACGGATGTCGGCTCCATCACACCGTTGATTGAGGAAACATTATCTGGCTGTAATGCCTTACTGTTAGAGGCCAATCACGATATGATGATGCTGGAGCAGGGGGAATATCCTGAACATCTTAAGCGGCGTGTTGGTGGCAGACTGGGGCATTTAAATAACGTGCAATCCGCCTCATTACTTGAGAAAATTGACACCACAAACTTGCAGCATATTATGGCAATGCATATTTCTGAAAAAAACAATTGTCCATCGCTTGTTGTGCCGTTACTTGCTGACGCACTGGCTTGTGAACATGATTGGATTGGCATTGCAGACCAAGAGGCCGGTTTTGACTGGCGTGAAATAACTAACCGCTAA
- the bamC gene encoding outer membrane protein assembly factor BamC yields MNVKLFKQTSLVVMMTTALTACGAFSSLDEVVPDNTQKYRKAETMPPLDVPPDLSTSRIKDDISGKQTNTATYSEFEEAATNPLAAKYNITPESKPALSGEGADRHLVVPGDREVTWQRIIDFWATKDLGIARADDRIGLMDTTADADGYVYRIRMERGDTSKMANIYLGNADSEQANNQKDEAMLRQLADYLGTLYQQDMEQFKLATPAPPPEETARVLLMDDSNGQQSLLIEQDFSTVWGRVGRVLDSKGFSVEDRDRSKGQYFVRYIDPFKQAEEDDEGMLDKLAFWRDDVEKKPNEYYYIKLLSDADQTRVMVLDSNEVRTSDDSAKRLLDLIQEQLAP; encoded by the coding sequence ATGAACGTAAAATTATTTAAACAAACATCGCTGGTTGTCATGATGACGACTGCTCTAACTGCTTGTGGTGCTTTCTCATCATTAGATGAAGTGGTTCCAGATAACACACAGAAATACCGTAAAGCTGAAACTATGCCACCTCTCGATGTGCCGCCCGATTTAAGCACTAGTCGAATTAAAGATGACATCTCTGGTAAGCAGACAAATACAGCGACATACTCTGAATTTGAAGAAGCGGCAACCAACCCATTAGCTGCAAAATACAATATTACGCCTGAATCCAAACCTGCATTATCAGGTGAAGGTGCAGACCGGCATCTTGTTGTGCCTGGTGACCGTGAAGTGACTTGGCAACGTATCATCGATTTTTGGGCGACTAAAGATTTAGGGATTGCACGTGCTGATGACCGTATTGGTCTGATGGATACCACAGCTGATGCAGATGGTTATGTCTACCGCATTCGAATGGAACGTGGTGATACCTCTAAAATGGCCAATATCTATTTGGGTAATGCCGATAGTGAACAAGCTAATAACCAGAAAGATGAAGCGATGCTTCGTCAATTAGCTGATTATTTAGGCACGCTGTACCAGCAAGATATGGAGCAATTTAAACTGGCGACCCCAGCGCCACCACCAGAAGAAACTGCTCGTGTGTTATTGATGGATGATAGTAATGGTCAGCAAAGTTTATTAATTGAGCAGGATTTCTCAACAGTTTGGGGACGTGTTGGACGTGTCCTAGATAGCAAAGGCTTCTCAGTTGAAGATCGTGATCGTAGCAAAGGTCAGTATTTTGTCCGCTACATTGATCCATTCAAGCAAGCTGAAGAAGATGATGAAGGCATGCTGGATAAACTGGCCTTCTGGCGTGATGATGTCGAGAAAAAACCAAACGAATACTACTACATTAAGTTGCTGTCAGATGCTGATCAAACACGTGTAATGGTATTAGATTCAAATGAAGTGCGTACTTCTGATGACTCTGCCAAACGTTTGTTAGATCTGATTCAGGAACAACTTGCACCATAA
- the dapA gene encoding 4-hydroxy-tetrahydrodipicolinate synthase: MFSGSMVALVTPMQADGALDVDSLRKLVEFHISQGTDAIVAVGTTGESATLSVEEHCDVIRLVVEQVNGRIPVIAGTGANSTSEAIELTQSAKDLGVDAVLLVAPYYNKPTQQGMYLHFKAIAEAVNIPQILYNVPGRTASDLLPETVGRLSELSNIIGIKEATGDVSRVQQIKQLSREGFALYTGEDANTVDFILAGGQGVISVTANVAPKLMHEMCQAALAGNETLARDINSKLVALHQFLFVESNPIPVKWALNEMRLISSGIRLPMTVLSENYHQSVRDALNTAGVLN; the protein is encoded by the coding sequence ATGTTTAGCGGCAGTATGGTAGCTCTTGTCACACCCATGCAGGCAGATGGTGCCTTGGATGTTGACAGCCTGCGAAAGCTGGTCGAGTTTCATATCAGCCAGGGCACAGATGCCATTGTCGCTGTCGGTACGACCGGTGAATCTGCAACCTTGAGCGTAGAAGAACACTGTGACGTGATTCGTCTGGTGGTGGAACAAGTGAATGGGCGTATCCCCGTGATTGCCGGTACTGGTGCCAACTCGACTTCAGAAGCTATTGAACTGACTCAATCGGCAAAAGATCTTGGTGTTGATGCAGTTTTGCTTGTTGCGCCTTATTACAACAAACCGACTCAGCAGGGCATGTATCTCCATTTCAAAGCCATCGCTGAAGCAGTCAATATTCCACAAATCTTATACAACGTGCCAGGTCGCACTGCATCTGATTTGCTACCTGAAACGGTTGGAAGATTATCAGAGCTTTCCAATATTATCGGCATCAAAGAAGCTACTGGCGATGTTTCTCGTGTTCAGCAGATTAAACAATTATCACGAGAAGGCTTTGCTCTTTACACTGGTGAAGATGCCAACACTGTCGATTTCATATTGGCAGGCGGTCAGGGGGTGATTTCTGTCACCGCAAATGTCGCGCCTAAACTCATGCATGAAATGTGTCAGGCTGCTTTAGCTGGGAATGAGACTTTAGCTCGCGACATTAATTCAAAATTAGTGGCTCTGCATCAATTCTTGTTTGTCGAGTCAAATCCCATACCCGTAAAATGGGCTTTGAACGAAATGAGACTTATTTCTAGTGGCATTCGTTTGCCAATGACGGTATTGTCTGAGAATTATCATCAATCTGTGCGTGATGCATTGAACACTGCCGGTGTTCTCAACTAA
- a CDS encoding peroxiredoxin, which translates to MTQVKVGEAVPDFTLPSTGDKTFQLSAMKGKRVLIYFYPKDNTPGCTLEGQNFRDNIDFFTEHNTIIFGISRDSLRMHENFKTKQSFPFDLLSDSEEEACRLFDVIKLKKLYGKEHMGIVRSTFLIDENGVLQQEWRNVKVKQHLDEVKDAISNL; encoded by the coding sequence ATGACACAAGTTAAAGTAGGTGAAGCTGTCCCAGACTTTACACTGCCAAGCACAGGCGATAAAACTTTCCAACTTTCAGCCATGAAAGGCAAACGCGTCTTAATTTATTTTTATCCGAAAGATAATACGCCCGGCTGTACACTCGAGGGTCAAAATTTCCGCGATAATATCGACTTCTTCACTGAGCACAACACCATCATTTTTGGTATTTCACGCGACAGTCTTCGTATGCATGAAAACTTCAAAACCAAGCAATCATTTCCATTCGACTTATTATCAGACTCTGAAGAGGAAGCTTGCCGCTTATTCGATGTCATCAAGCTCAAAAAACTCTACGGTAAAGAACACATGGGCATCGTAAGAAGTACATTTCTCATTGATGAAAATGGTGTACTTCAGCAAGAGTGGCGCAATGTAAAGGTCAAACAACACCTTGATGAGGTTAAAGACGCCATATCGAACTTATAA
- a CDS encoding methyl-accepting chemotaxis protein translates to MSPLRSTSMNLSHKEKTWLPWFGPTGKLAMSWSCRLNRHNYQKVEKTFEGIAATRVKILHQWADNHWNQMAFLAEQLTACYPELPSSLLLDRLHAAPDFSEIFTIDIHGTVTQSTYSPHINKSDLSSEAIKQGISSQFLHGPYIDKLTLDIGPSSSKFHDEVTLMFYHPLIIDGETVGAVCGRVPNDVLGDLIQREAGHIYPESGDNYIFMVESKFESGLQQGIALSRSRFEDDTFSHGENLKSGIHTGFGSVKIQRHTEFEIRFTDPATNELHPGVRETIRNGENLFVTYPGYSDYRHIPVIGKGVTFQLRGSPDRWGMMCEGDLEEVYRRRSVNVSLMKGFVTSMFVLLGTNMALHAFTTLPVIGVNAISIAMVGVIAVMYKKLTTNPLANRLDEMTHVIQTIAEGEGNLAQRLDNTTFVNDETGDMGRWINSFIDNLDGIVGQVIKTSTNVSYTNEAMLETNREAFHVSNEVATAIERMLQLLEEQMRDIGNASTTAEAMKQAMDEVVHEARVQYESVRSGTQEIRDVVETSAKAVQSLHSRTAEIGNIIGVITEITNQTNLLALNAAIEAARAGDHGRGFSVVADEVRNLAQRTATSADEIRQMIETIQSETLDAYKFMESGVENVDRSLKKTEEASSENTQLHQLVEQMFSTIKQLDQNSQLHGVTARDVGQSASLMSQAIDALQHRSVMVKNTAQKLSQLVGVFSVSTR, encoded by the coding sequence ATGAGTCCATTACGAAGTACTTCAATGAATCTAAGCCACAAAGAAAAAACGTGGTTACCTTGGTTCGGCCCGACCGGGAAACTGGCCATGTCCTGGTCATGCCGACTTAATCGACATAACTACCAAAAAGTAGAAAAAACATTTGAGGGAATCGCGGCAACACGTGTCAAGATTCTCCACCAATGGGCAGACAATCATTGGAATCAAATGGCCTTTCTCGCAGAACAGTTGACAGCATGTTATCCAGAATTACCCTCATCGTTATTACTGGATAGGCTCCATGCAGCGCCTGATTTCTCTGAAATATTCACGATTGATATCCATGGTACGGTCACTCAATCAACCTATTCACCTCATATCAATAAATCCGACTTGTCTTCTGAGGCAATAAAACAAGGTATTAGCAGTCAGTTTTTGCATGGACCTTACATCGATAAATTAACGCTAGACATAGGTCCTTCAAGTTCGAAGTTTCATGATGAAGTCACGCTCATGTTCTATCATCCATTGATTATCGATGGGGAAACAGTGGGTGCTGTATGTGGACGTGTTCCTAATGATGTATTAGGAGACCTTATTCAGCGGGAAGCGGGTCACATCTATCCCGAGTCTGGCGATAACTACATCTTTATGGTGGAATCCAAGTTCGAATCTGGATTACAACAAGGCATTGCCTTATCTCGCTCTCGGTTTGAGGATGATACATTTTCCCATGGGGAAAACCTGAAAAGTGGGATTCATACAGGCTTCGGTTCAGTAAAAATCCAACGCCACACTGAATTTGAAATTCGCTTTACCGATCCGGCTACCAACGAACTTCATCCCGGCGTCCGTGAAACTATTCGTAACGGTGAAAACTTATTTGTTACCTATCCTGGTTATTCTGATTATCGTCATATTCCGGTCATTGGGAAAGGCGTTACTTTCCAGCTTAGAGGTTCGCCAGATCGCTGGGGCATGATGTGTGAGGGTGATTTAGAAGAAGTCTACAGACGCCGCTCGGTCAATGTCAGCCTAATGAAAGGTTTTGTCACATCAATGTTTGTTTTGCTAGGTACCAATATGGCACTACATGCCTTCACCACACTGCCTGTAATTGGTGTCAATGCCATATCTATAGCCATGGTCGGTGTCATTGCAGTTATGTACAAAAAGTTGACAACTAACCCTCTCGCCAATCGTCTTGATGAAATGACCCATGTTATTCAAACCATCGCTGAAGGTGAAGGTAATCTTGCACAAAGGCTTGATAACACCACATTTGTCAATGATGAAACCGGTGATATGGGACGTTGGATTAATAGTTTCATTGATAATCTTGATGGCATAGTTGGCCAAGTCATTAAAACCAGCACCAATGTCAGTTACACCAATGAAGCCATGCTCGAAACAAACCGAGAAGCGTTTCATGTTTCTAATGAAGTCGCGACAGCAATAGAAAGAATGCTGCAATTGTTAGAAGAGCAAATGCGCGATATTGGGAATGCATCAACCACTGCTGAGGCCATGAAACAAGCCATGGATGAAGTCGTTCATGAAGCCAGAGTGCAATACGAGTCCGTACGAAGTGGTACACAAGAAATACGTGATGTCGTGGAAACCTCTGCTAAAGCCGTACAATCACTTCATAGTAGGACAGCAGAAATTGGTAATATCATTGGCGTCATCACTGAAATTACTAATCAAACCAACTTACTCGCACTCAATGCTGCTATCGAGGCAGCTCGTGCCGGTGATCATGGCCGAGGATTTTCAGTTGTGGCTGACGAAGTGAGAAATCTTGCTCAGAGAACAGCTACATCAGCAGATGAAATTCGACAAATGATTGAAACCATCCAGTCGGAAACCTTAGATGCGTATAAATTCATGGAGTCTGGTGTGGAGAATGTCGATCGTAGCTTAAAGAAAACAGAAGAAGCATCGTCAGAAAATACGCAACTTCATCAACTTGTTGAGCAAATGTTTTCCACCATCAAGCAACTGGATCAAAATAGCCAGTTACACGGTGTAACCGCGAGAGACGTCGGCCAGTCAGCTAGCCTGATGTCACAGGCCATTGATGCGTTACAGCATCGCTCTGTCATGGTAAAAAATACCGCACAAAAACTCAGTCAGCTCGTTGGTGTTTTCAGCGTCAGTACACGATAA
- a CDS encoding ribonucleoside-diphosphate reductase subunit alpha, whose translation MASETAQPVYTSSASESGYSVIRRNGKVTEFDSSKIAVAITKAFLAVEGDSAKDSRRIHDTVAKLTKQVTDNLLRRIDDGGTVHIEDIQDQVELALMREGEYKVARSYVVYREKQSEKRAEEEKKHPQPANESPLHVTAADGSRQPLDIDRLHNLITEACEGLAEVNRDAILRDTQRNLFDGVKEADVEKALVMAARTFIEKDPAYSTLAARLLMDGIRREALTFVYKMPKQASQQEMGDLYSDYFKTYISTAIEKELIDSELGLFDLDRLGNALKPELDFEFTYLGLQTLYDRYFIHFDGTRFELPQAFYMRVAMGLAINELNREERAIEFYNLLSSFDFMSSTPTLFNSGTLRPQLSSCYLTTVPDDLSGIYNAMRDNALLSKYAGGLGNDWSRVRGLGAHIKGTNGKSQGVVPFLKVANDTAVAVNQGGKRKGAVCAYLETWHIDVEEFLDMRKNTGDDRRRTHDMNTANWIPDLFMKRVAEEGQWTLFSPEEVEDLHDLTGLDFERAYEAYEEKAARGDIRNFKQLPATDLWRKMLGMLFETGHPWITFKDPCNLRSPQQHVGVVHSSNLCTEITLNTSDKEIAVCNLGSVNMVKHIDENGQLDKEKLQKTVRTAMRMLDNVIEYNYYSVPQARHSNLQHRPVGLGLMGFQDALYKLRIPYSSDEAVQFADESMEAISYYAIDASSDLAAERGKYQTYEGSLWSKGILPIDSIKLLKEARGEYLQQDESKTMDWDMLRDKIKRQGMRNSNTMAIAPTATISNICGVSQSIEPTYQNLFVKSNLSGEFTVINPYMVEDLKARNLWDDVMINDLKYFDGSLQGIDRIPAELKSLYTTAFEMDARWLIEAASRRQKWLDQAQSLNLYMAEPSGKKMDNLYKLAWVRGLKTTYYLRSMGATGAEKTSTAPTTATEAPAPSKPTAVAAASTPAPVASSSASMDDLVLGEGMEAPKACSILEPDCEACQ comes from the coding sequence ATGGCGAGCGAAACAGCACAACCCGTTTATACCTCATCAGCATCCGAAAGTGGATACAGCGTTATCCGTCGTAACGGTAAAGTCACCGAGTTTGATAGCAGCAAAATTGCTGTCGCTATCACCAAAGCCTTTTTGGCTGTTGAAGGTGATTCAGCAAAAGACAGTCGTCGTATTCACGACACAGTTGCCAAGCTGACCAAACAAGTTACCGACAACCTTTTACGTCGTATTGATGATGGTGGCACCGTTCACATCGAAGATATTCAAGATCAGGTCGAATTAGCCCTGATGCGTGAAGGCGAATACAAAGTCGCTCGTTCTTACGTTGTATATCGTGAAAAACAATCAGAAAAACGTGCTGAAGAAGAAAAGAAACATCCCCAGCCTGCTAACGAATCTCCCCTGCACGTCACAGCAGCTGATGGCTCTCGTCAACCTCTCGACATTGACCGTTTACACAATCTGATTACAGAAGCTTGTGAAGGTCTGGCAGAAGTAAACCGTGATGCGATTTTACGCGACACACAACGTAACTTGTTTGACGGCGTTAAAGAGGCTGACGTCGAAAAAGCATTGGTTATGGCTGCACGTACCTTCATCGAAAAAGATCCTGCCTACAGCACACTGGCTGCTCGCCTGCTGATGGATGGTATTCGTCGTGAAGCACTGACATTTGTTTACAAAATGCCAAAACAAGCATCCCAACAAGAAATGGGTGATTTGTATAGTGACTATTTCAAAACCTACATCTCAACAGCGATTGAAAAAGAACTGATTGACTCTGAATTAGGTTTGTTTGACTTAGATCGACTGGGTAATGCACTTAAACCAGAATTAGACTTTGAGTTCACCTACTTGGGTCTGCAAACGTTATATGACCGTTACTTCATTCACTTCGATGGTACGCGCTTTGAATTACCGCAAGCCTTCTATATGCGTGTCGCCATGGGCCTGGCTATCAATGAGTTAAATCGTGAAGAGCGCGCTATCGAGTTCTACAACTTGTTATCAAGCTTCGACTTCATGAGCTCGACGCCTACCCTGTTCAACTCAGGCACACTGCGTCCACAATTATCTTCATGCTACCTGACCACCGTACCGGATGATCTGAGCGGTATTTATAACGCGATGCGTGATAATGCGCTGTTATCAAAATATGCCGGTGGTCTGGGTAATGACTGGTCACGTGTTCGTGGTCTGGGCGCTCACATCAAAGGTACCAATGGTAAATCACAAGGTGTTGTACCGTTCCTGAAAGTAGCTAACGACACTGCTGTTGCTGTCAACCAAGGTGGTAAACGTAAAGGTGCGGTTTGTGCTTACTTAGAAACATGGCACATCGACGTCGAAGAATTCCTGGATATGCGTAAAAACACCGGAGATGATCGCCGTCGTACGCACGATATGAATACCGCTAACTGGATTCCAGACTTATTCATGAAGCGTGTGGCTGAAGAAGGTCAATGGACCCTGTTCTCTCCAGAAGAAGTGGAAGACTTACACGACTTAACGGGTCTTGATTTTGAAAGAGCCTATGAAGCTTACGAAGAAAAAGCGGCTCGTGGCGATATTCGTAACTTCAAACAACTGCCTGCGACAGACCTATGGCGCAAAATGTTAGGCATGCTGTTCGAAACAGGCCACCCTTGGATCACATTTAAAGATCCATGTAACCTGCGTAGCCCACAACAGCACGTTGGTGTGGTTCACAGCTCAAACCTGTGTACAGAAATCACCCTGAACACATCAGACAAAGAAATTGCGGTGTGTAACTTAGGCAGCGTCAATATGGTGAAACATATTGATGAAAACGGTCAGCTCGATAAAGAAAAACTGCAAAAAACCGTTCGTACCGCGATGCGTATGTTAGATAACGTTATCGAGTACAACTACTACAGCGTACCGCAAGCACGCCACTCAAACTTACAGCACCGTCCTGTCGGTTTAGGCCTGATGGGCTTCCAGGATGCCCTGTACAAACTGCGTATTCCCTACAGCTCTGATGAAGCCGTTCAATTTGCTGATGAATCAATGGAAGCAATCAGCTACTACGCTATCGACGCCTCGTCTGATTTAGCTGCAGAACGTGGTAAATACCAAACCTACGAAGGTAGCTTATGGAGCAAAGGTATCCTGCCAATCGATTCAATCAAACTATTGAAAGAAGCGCGTGGTGAATATCTGCAACAAGACGAAAGCAAAACTATGGATTGGGATATGCTGCGTGACAAGATCAAACGTCAAGGCATGCGTAACTCAAACACCATGGCGATTGCCCCAACAGCGACGATTTCAAACATCTGTGGTGTCAGCCAATCCATTGAGCCGACCTATCAGAACCTGTTTGTGAAATCGAACCTGTCAGGTGAGTTCACTGTTATCAACCCATACATGGTTGAAGACTTGAAAGCACGTAACCTGTGGGATGACGTGATGATTAACGATCTGAAATACTTCGACGGTAGCCTGCAAGGCATCGACCGTATTCCAGCTGAGTTGAAATCACTCTACACCACCGCATTTGAAATGGATGCACGCTGGTTAATTGAAGCCGCATCACGCCGACAAAAATGGCTGGATCAAGCTCAAAGCCTTAACTTATATATGGCTGAACCATCAGGTAAGAAGATGGACAACCTTTATAAACTGGCTTGGGTACGTGGCTTGAAAACCACCTATTACCTCCGCTCTATGGGGGCAACAGGTGCAGAAAAAACCAGCACAGCACCAACCACAGCAACTGAAGCGCCTGCACCAAGCAAGCCAACAGCAGTTGCCGCCGCGAGCACGCCAGCGCCGGTTGCCAGCTCATCAGCAAGCATGGACGATTTAGTTCTAGGTGAAGGTATGGAAGCGCCAAAAGCGTGTTCAATTTTAGAACCAGATTGTGAGGCATGTCAGTAA
- a CDS encoding TnsA endonuclease N-terminal domain-containing protein → MHKLSRKINNRAPNRVVGSFPSVKLGRMIKWDSQIERDLLYYLEFDDDVIEYFEQPIKFKYLHNHTYHYYFPDYEIRRKSTSKLKYVELKPESELLKNEIRLKYETIATAMDEAGHDFEIITEKSLREEPRFSNLKLLNKYYRDKACPVLIGRVKRDIENSFSSFLTLGELASFEYLDKYDCYVLIANQVFSFDIDCR, encoded by the coding sequence ATGCACAAATTGTCGCGAAAAATTAATAATAGAGCGCCCAACCGCGTAGTAGGCTCATTCCCAAGTGTAAAACTTGGCAGAATGATCAAATGGGACTCGCAGATTGAGCGTGATCTCCTTTACTATCTTGAGTTTGATGATGATGTAATTGAATATTTTGAACAACCCATAAAATTCAAATACCTTCACAATCATACATATCATTATTACTTCCCTGATTATGAGATTCGGAGAAAATCTACAAGCAAGCTCAAGTATGTAGAGCTTAAACCAGAATCCGAGTTACTTAAAAATGAAATCAGACTGAAATACGAAACAATCGCCACTGCCATGGACGAGGCAGGTCATGATTTTGAAATAATTACAGAGAAATCACTTCGAGAAGAACCACGCTTCTCTAACCTCAAATTATTAAACAAATACTATAGAGACAAAGCCTGCCCAGTGTTAATTGGAAGAGTAAAACGAGATATTGAAAACTCTTTTTCATCTTTTTTAACTCTTGGGGAATTAGCCTCTTTTGAGTATCTAGATAAATACGACTGCTATGTGTTGATAGCCAATCAAGTTTTCAGTTTCGATATAGATTGTAGGTAA
- a CDS encoding TnsA endonuclease N-terminal domain-containing protein, giving the protein MSEPARSIHKKGRKNVIGSFMSAKMQVLVEWESQIERDFMYYLEFDDDVRGYTSQPIRYRYTREDKYKYHFPDFEIFRYSTPKRKFVEIKPLHVTKKTEFIEKTAAIKAQMHTDGFDYSVVTDSQ; this is encoded by the coding sequence ATGAGTGAGCCGGCAAGGTCAATTCATAAAAAAGGTCGCAAAAACGTTATTGGTAGCTTTATGAGTGCCAAGATGCAGGTTCTTGTGGAGTGGGAATCGCAGATAGAACGCGACTTTATGTATTATTTGGAGTTTGATGATGATGTAAGGGGCTATACATCACAGCCCATCCGCTACCGGTACACTCGGGAAGACAAATACAAATATCACTTTCCAGATTTTGAAATATTTCGATATTCGACACCTAAGCGTAAGTTCGTCGAAATAAAACCTTTGCATGTTACTAAGAAGACCGAATTCATTGAGAAAACGGCCGCAATCAAAGCTCAAATGCACACTGATGGTTTTGACTATAGTGTTGTGACCGACTCACAGTGA
- the cadR gene encoding Cd(II)/Pb(II)-responsive transcriptional regulator translates to MLGGREMRIGQLAQLVGIETQTIRFYEQQGLLSPPDRQENGYRSYTKMHGEQLTFIRRCRKLDLSLVEIHELLSYQKHPHQPCSAINSLLDDHISDVRTQITSLQALENQLVSLRASCSNEREIETCGVLAEISDPKIHS, encoded by the coding sequence ATGTTGGGGGGCCGGGAGATGCGTATTGGACAATTGGCGCAGTTGGTAGGGATCGAAACACAGACAATCCGCTTCTATGAACAGCAAGGATTGTTGTCACCGCCTGATCGACAAGAGAACGGTTATCGTAGTTATACGAAGATGCATGGAGAGCAGCTCACCTTTATACGGCGCTGCCGAAAACTGGATCTGTCACTCGTAGAAATTCACGAACTCCTAAGCTACCAGAAACATCCGCATCAACCTTGTTCCGCAATTAATAGCTTGCTCGATGACCACATATCTGACGTGCGAACCCAGATAACTTCTCTGCAAGCGCTTGAGAATCAACTTGTTTCACTAAGAGCGAGTTGTAGCAATGAGCGGGAAATTGAGACGTGTGGTGTTCTTGCTGAAATTAGTGATCCAAAGATACATTCCTAA